TCGAAAATGGAGGCCAAACGCACGAGGTGGACGCGTGAGACCCGAGGACTTCTTGACTCAGGTCATCACGGACGCCACACCCACTGCCAGGGACCGTTCTGCGGCTGCACGGAACCGTGCTGCGCTGAACCGTTGGGCGGAGACCACCTTCATGGGCAACTACGGCTTCCGCGAAACGGGGTCTTGGTCCCATGGCACCGCCGTACGCAGCATGAGCGACGTCGATTACTTCCTCTCCCTACGCGGAGCTAGGCCCAGCGCAAGCAAAGACATCCTCGAATCGCTCCGCACCAGCCTGGCCACGCACCTCTGGAGAGCGACCGTCACTATCAACCGGCCAGCCGTTCGAGTGCAATTCAACGATGGCAGCCCCGACGTTGAAATCGTGCCCGCCTATCTGGACTTCATCTCAGACGACTATCTCATACCCGACCCTGTCTCAACGGGGTGGATTCGCAGCAACCCACGCAAGCACCTGGCCTACGTCGATAGCGCCCAATCTAAGGAACCCGGCGCGAAGAAATTCATGCGCCTGGTGAAGTCATGGAACCACCGCCAGAATGTGGGGCTGTCCTCGTTCTACCTAGAGATGCGCGCCGCCAAGCACGTCCTCAACAACCCGCCCCTCCTGTTGTTACATGACTTTTGCTGGTTGCTCGATGCGCTCCATGTTGGCGGGCTCGCCTCAATGAACGACCCGTCACAGTTCGACGGGCGCAGAATCGAGGCTTGCCCGCAGGTCAGCCGTACCGACAGGGCTCGACTAGTAGGCCTCTACGCAGACGCAGCCCGTAAAGCGCGAGAGCGAGCCAATGATGGCTCCTACGAAACTGCGCAGGTATGGCTAGATTTCATCTTTTACCCGGAGTAATCGAGCGCTGTTCGTTAATGTAGTCAACTGACGCGGCCTCCGGTAGACTAGGCGGTCTAGCACTTACAGCAAGTGCAGTGGTAGAGATCGTTCGAGCGCAAGACGTCGATCTTGCCGCAGTGCTGGCATCGGACTCGCTGCACGAGGTGGTCGCTGTCGACGGGGGCGTCCCCGAGCGCGTCCCGGTGCTTCGCTGTCGCGTCGAGTGCGAAGCGCTCGGCGTCATGCGTGCGCACGATGTGGGGGTCACCGTGTTCGGCGTAGAAGAGTTCGACCTCGGCGGGGGTGAGCCCTGCGCGCTGAAGCGCCTCGTCCTGGAGGCGGACCGCGGTGCGTGACCATTCGACCCAGTAGCAGGCACGGCAGATGCGTTCACCTTCGGCCGCTTTGGTTAGAACGTACTCCAGCCGGTAGTGCGCTTGGCAGCCGCAGGTGAGGCACTCGGTAAGGCGGTACGAGTTGGGGTGGGTGAAGCCTTCGAGTGGTCGTAATCCAGCCTGGGCGAGCATGCTGTCAATGTGCTCGACACACCATGTGGGTCGTGTGCGGGTGCGGAACGCAGCGGTCCTACCACAGTCCGCCTCACTGCACAGCTGTGTAGTGGCCTTTGCGGGAAGTTGCAGCGGCCGGAACGACGGTGTGCTGACCGGTTCCAGACCGGGACCGTCCGGCTTTGCTTTTGGCTGAACAGTCAGATGCTGAAGTTGCTCGTCCAGGGTGGACACGCCATCAAGGACTTGGAGGAAATCAGCTTCGGTCATCAACTCGATGTCTTGACCCTTGTCTTGCAGCGCAAACGCCTTGGCTGCCTTTCCAGAGACGTTCGCGCGGGGGCGAAGGCTGGCGGGGTTGAAGTCTCCGATGACGAGGACATTGGTCTTCTTCGTTGTGGTGGGTGCTGGTTGGCCACCGGCATCCGCGACGGCGTCCCAGGCCATCTGTCGTGTCATCGACATGAGTGCCCCGGTGAAGACCACGGTCCGGCCATAAAGGTAACCGGACGGGTCAGCGTCGGGGTTCGCATCAGGTAGAGCGAGTGCAGCGCTGCCCCCACGCGCTGTCGCGATGCTGACCGAGCCGGTGAACTGGTCGGCGCTCATGTGCCCGATCACGGTGCCGACAGATTCGGCGAGGATGGGAATGCTCGTGACGCCGAGCTGCTGAGCCATGAGCACGGCGACGCGTCCTGCGGCTTCTGCGTCGGCGAGGGCATGGTGGTGGTCGTTCACTTCCGCCCCGTAGGCGTC
This region of Dermacoccus nishinomiyaensis genomic DNA includes:
- a CDS encoding exonuclease domain-containing protein; this translates as MDGLDFTAIDFETANSYRGSPCSVGLVRFRGGRPVDRAYWLIRPPAAASHFDAFNTQLHGIDADTVRDQPSWAGRLTEIVEFIGDDIVVSHNASFDIGVIRYACAADGIAWPRIDFFCTLVAARRHLRLPSYRLPFVLDAYGAEVNDHHHALADAEAAGRVAVLMAQQLGVTSIPILAESVGTVIGHMSADQFTGSVSIATARGGSAALALPDANPDADPSGYLYGRTVVFTGALMSMTRQMAWDAVADAGGQPAPTTTKKTNVLVIGDFNPASLRPRANVSGKAAKAFALQDKGQDIELMTEADFLQVLDGVSTLDEQLQHLTVQPKAKPDGPGLEPVSTPSFRPLQLPAKATTQLCSEADCGRTAAFRTRTRPTWCVEHIDSMLAQAGLRPLEGFTHPNSYRLTECLTCGCQAHYRLEYVLTKAAEGERICRACYWVEWSRTAVRLQDEALQRAGLTPAEVELFYAEHGDPHIVRTHDAERFALDATAKHRDALGDAPVDSDHLVQRVRCQHCGKIDVLRSNDLYHCTCCKC
- a CDS encoding nucleotidyltransferase domain-containing protein, coding for MRPEDFLTQVITDATPTARDRSAAARNRAALNRWAETTFMGNYGFRETGSWSHGTAVRSMSDVDYFLSLRGARPSASKDILESLRTSLATHLWRATVTINRPAVRVQFNDGSPDVEIVPAYLDFISDDYLIPDPVSTGWIRSNPRKHLAYVDSAQSKEPGAKKFMRLVKSWNHRQNVGLSSFYLEMRAAKHVLNNPPLLLLHDFCWLLDALHVGGLASMNDPSQFDGRRIEACPQVSRTDRARLVGLYADAARKARERANDGSYETAQVWLDFIFYPE